In a genomic window of Brassica rapa cultivar Chiifu-401-42 chromosome A10, CAAS_Brap_v3.01, whole genome shotgun sequence:
- the LOC103846295 gene encoding SART-1 family protein DOT2 isoform X1, producing MEVEKSKSRHESREERGDNKGSPARESRDGRRKEKEKDYRSKDKEKDYDREKNRDKDYRRDKEKERDRKRDKEGDTEKEKSRDWDRERERDRDRGKDKEREKERDKHRDREKEKLKEKSKEKEKEAYKDKDRSRVKDRSSKKSYEDEDENEKPAETKDHYDSEDNADAAPSGKEQSATEVEERIKKMKEERKKKAEEASDALSWVARSRKIEEKRNAEKQRAHQMSRIFEEQDNLIQGENEDGEDGDHLSGVKVLHGLEKVAEGGAVILTLKDQSVLADGDVNNEIDMLENVEIGEQKRRNEAYEAAKKKKGIYDDKFNDDPGAEKKMLPQYDEPDTDEGIILDAKGRFTGEAEKKLEELRKRIQGQTTSTFEDLNSSAKVSSDYFSHEEMLRFKKPKKKKSLRKKDKLDISALEAEAIASGLAAEDLGSRKDGKRQALIAEKERSENEKRSNAYQTAIAKADEASRLLRMEHVQSTKREEDELADDAEDLYKSLERARKLALTKKEEVRSGPEALAHLLASRTNETTDDNSGSGAETQENTMVFTEMNDFVWGLERGEGVVGKPESEDVFMDEDEAPKAPEEVKEEQPDGWAEVKDTDMDEGEVPSDTKEITPDETIHEVAVGKGLSGVLKLLKDRGALKEKVEWGGRNMDKKKSKLVGIVDDEGGKERFKDIRIERTDEFGRTLTPKEAFRLLSHKFHGKGPGKMKEEKRMKQYQEELKLKQMKNSDTPSLSVQRMREAQAQLKTPYIVLSGNVKPGQTSDPQSGFATVEKDVPGSLTPMLGDRKVEHFLGIKRQSEAGNSNSPAKRPKH from the exons ATGGAAGTGGAGAAGTCTAAATCAAGGCATGAAAGTAGGGAAGAGAGGGGTGATAATAAGGGTTCGCCTGCTAGAGAAAGCAGAGATGGAAGgaggaaggagaaggagaaggattACAGGAGCAAGGATAAAGAAAAGGACTATGACCGCGAGAAGAACAGGGATAAGGACTATCGAAGGGATAAGGAGAAAGAAAGGGACAGAAAGAGGGATAAAGAAGGAGACACTGAGAAGGAAAAGAGCAGAGATTGGGATAGAGAGAGGGAAAGGGACAGAGATCGTGGGAAAGATAAGGAGAGGGAAAAGGAAAGAGATAAACATAGGGACAGAGAGAAGGAGAAATTGAAAGAGAAGTctaaggagaaggagaaggaagcGTATAAAGACAAGGATAGGTCGAGAGTTAAGGATAGGTCGAGTAAGAAAAGCTACGAGGATGAGGATGAGAATGAAAAACCTGCGGAAACAAAAGACCATTATGACAGTGAGGATAATGCTGATGCTGCACCAAGTGGGAAAGAGCAATCTGCAACGGAAGTCGAGGAGCGCATTAAGAA gatgaaagaagaaagaaagaagaaagctGAAGAAGCTTCTGATGCTCTATCATGGGTTGCAAGGAGCCGTAAAATCGAGGAAAAAAGAAATGCTGAGAAGCAAAGAGCTCATCAGATGTCCAGAATTTTTGAGGAGCAG GACAATCTGATTCAAGGTGAAAATGAAGACGGCGAGGATGGTG ATCATCTATCTGGTGTTAAAGTTCTACATGGTTTGGAGAAGGTGGCGGAAGGTGGAGCAGTTATTTTGACACTAAAAGACCAGAGTGTCCTTGCCGATGGAGATGTCAACAATG AGATTGACATGCTGGAAAATGTGGAAATTGGAGAACAGAAGCGTCGAAACGAAGCTTATGAAGCAGCCAAGAAGAAAAAGGGAATATATGATGATAA GTTTAACGATGATCCTGGGGCAGAAAAGAAGATGCTTCCGCAGTATGATGAGCCCGATACTGATGAG GGGATAATCTTGGATGCAAAGGGTCGCTTTACTGGTGAAGCAGAGAAGAAGCTGGAAGAG CTGCGTAAAAGAATCCAGGGTCAAACGACAAGTACTTTTGAAGACCTCAACTCGTCAGCAAAGGTCTCATCAGATTACTTCTCACATGAAGAAATGCTACGTTTTaaaaaaccaaagaaaaagaaatcattGCGGAAAAAGGATAAATTGGACATAAGTGCGCTTGAAGCAGAAGCTATTGCATCAGGACTGGCAGCTGAGGATCTTGGTTCTCGCAAAGACGGCAAAAGGCAGGCCTTGATAGCAGAGAAAGAAAGATCCGAGAACGAAAAACGGAGCAACGCCTATCAGACCGCCATTGCTAAAGCTGATGAGGCATCCAGATTACTCAGAATGGAACACGTTCAGTCTactaaaagagaagaagatgagttgGCTGACGATGCTGAAGATCTTTATAAATCGTTGGAGAGAGCTCGGAAGTTAGCTCTCACAAAGAAAGAGGAAGTTAGATCTGGTCCTGAAGCACTTGCACATCTTCTGGCTTCCAGAACCAATGAAACGACCGATGATAATAGCGGCTCTGGAGCTGAGACACAAGAAAATACAATGGTTTTCACAGAGATGAATGATTTTGTCTGGGGTCTCGAGCGTGGTGAAG GTGTTGTGGGGAAGCCTGAGAGCGAAGATGTTTTCATGGATGAAGATGAAGCACCCAAAGCTCCTGAAGAAGTAAAAGAAGAGCAACCGGATGGTTGGGCAGAAGTTAAAGACACTGATATGGATGAAGGAGAGGTTCCATCAGATACCAAAGAGATAACTCCTGATGAAACCATACACGAGGTTGCGGTTGGGAAAGGATTATCTGGTGTATTGAAGCTTCTTAAAGACAGAGGAGCCCTAAAGGAGAAGGTCGAATGGGGTGGTAGGAACATGGACAAAAAGAAGAGCAAGCTTGTTGGTATCGTGGATGATGAAGGAGGTAAAGAGAGATTCAAGGATATCCGGATTGAGAGGACTGACGAGTTTGGTAGAACC TTGACTCCGAAAGAAGCATTTCGACTACTCTCTCACaaattccacgggaagggaccTGGAAAGATGAAGGAAGAGAAACGGATGAAACAGTACCAGGAAGAGCTCAAACTAAAGCAAATGAAAAACTCAGACACACCATCGCTTTCTGTTCAGAGAATGAGAGAAGCGCAAGCACAATTGAAAACTCCTTACATTGTCCTCAGTGGCAATGTCAAACCAGG ACAAACTAGTGATCCTCAGAGCGGGTTTGCGACTGTTGAGAAGGATGTTCCAGGAAGCTTAACACCAATGCTTGGTGACAGAAAG GTGGAGCATTTCTTGGGAATAAAACGGCAATCAGAGGCTGGAAACTCGAATTCACCAGCGAAGAGACCGAAGCATTGA
- the LOC103846295 gene encoding SART-1 family protein DOT2 isoform X2, protein MEVEKSKSRHESREERGDNKGSPARESRDGRRKEKEKDYRSKDKEKDYDREKNRDKDYRRDKEKERDRKRDKEGDTEKEKSRDWDRERERDRDRGKDKEREKERDKHRDREKEKLKEKSKEKEKEAYKDKDRSRVKDRSSKKSYEDEDENEKPAETKDHYDSEDNADAAPSGKEQSATEVEERIKKMKEERKKKAEEASDALSWVARSRKIEEKRNAEKQRAHQMSRIFEEQDNLIQGENEDGEDGDHLSGVKVLHGLEKVAEGGAVILTLKDQSVLADGDVNNEIDMLENVEIGEQKRRNEAYEAAKKKKGIYDDKFNDDPGAEKKMLPQYDEPDTDEGIILDAKGRFTGEAEKKLEELRKRIQGQTTSTFEDLNSSAKVSSDYFSHEEMLRFKKPKKKKSLRKKDKLDISALEAEAIASGLAAEDLGSRKDGKRQALIAEKERSENEKRSNAYQTAIAKADEASRLLRMEHVQSTKREEDELADDAEDLYKSLERARKLALTKKEEVRSGPEALAHLLASRTNETTDDNSGSGAETQENTMVFTEMNDFVWGLERGEGVGKPESEDVFMDEDEAPKAPEEVKEEQPDGWAEVKDTDMDEGEVPSDTKEITPDETIHEVAVGKGLSGVLKLLKDRGALKEKVEWGGRNMDKKKSKLVGIVDDEGGKERFKDIRIERTDEFGRTLTPKEAFRLLSHKFHGKGPGKMKEEKRMKQYQEELKLKQMKNSDTPSLSVQRMREAQAQLKTPYIVLSGNVKPGQTSDPQSGFATVEKDVPGSLTPMLGDRKVEHFLGIKRQSEAGNSNSPAKRPKH, encoded by the exons ATGGAAGTGGAGAAGTCTAAATCAAGGCATGAAAGTAGGGAAGAGAGGGGTGATAATAAGGGTTCGCCTGCTAGAGAAAGCAGAGATGGAAGgaggaaggagaaggagaaggattACAGGAGCAAGGATAAAGAAAAGGACTATGACCGCGAGAAGAACAGGGATAAGGACTATCGAAGGGATAAGGAGAAAGAAAGGGACAGAAAGAGGGATAAAGAAGGAGACACTGAGAAGGAAAAGAGCAGAGATTGGGATAGAGAGAGGGAAAGGGACAGAGATCGTGGGAAAGATAAGGAGAGGGAAAAGGAAAGAGATAAACATAGGGACAGAGAGAAGGAGAAATTGAAAGAGAAGTctaaggagaaggagaaggaagcGTATAAAGACAAGGATAGGTCGAGAGTTAAGGATAGGTCGAGTAAGAAAAGCTACGAGGATGAGGATGAGAATGAAAAACCTGCGGAAACAAAAGACCATTATGACAGTGAGGATAATGCTGATGCTGCACCAAGTGGGAAAGAGCAATCTGCAACGGAAGTCGAGGAGCGCATTAAGAA gatgaaagaagaaagaaagaagaaagctGAAGAAGCTTCTGATGCTCTATCATGGGTTGCAAGGAGCCGTAAAATCGAGGAAAAAAGAAATGCTGAGAAGCAAAGAGCTCATCAGATGTCCAGAATTTTTGAGGAGCAG GACAATCTGATTCAAGGTGAAAATGAAGACGGCGAGGATGGTG ATCATCTATCTGGTGTTAAAGTTCTACATGGTTTGGAGAAGGTGGCGGAAGGTGGAGCAGTTATTTTGACACTAAAAGACCAGAGTGTCCTTGCCGATGGAGATGTCAACAATG AGATTGACATGCTGGAAAATGTGGAAATTGGAGAACAGAAGCGTCGAAACGAAGCTTATGAAGCAGCCAAGAAGAAAAAGGGAATATATGATGATAA GTTTAACGATGATCCTGGGGCAGAAAAGAAGATGCTTCCGCAGTATGATGAGCCCGATACTGATGAG GGGATAATCTTGGATGCAAAGGGTCGCTTTACTGGTGAAGCAGAGAAGAAGCTGGAAGAG CTGCGTAAAAGAATCCAGGGTCAAACGACAAGTACTTTTGAAGACCTCAACTCGTCAGCAAAGGTCTCATCAGATTACTTCTCACATGAAGAAATGCTACGTTTTaaaaaaccaaagaaaaagaaatcattGCGGAAAAAGGATAAATTGGACATAAGTGCGCTTGAAGCAGAAGCTATTGCATCAGGACTGGCAGCTGAGGATCTTGGTTCTCGCAAAGACGGCAAAAGGCAGGCCTTGATAGCAGAGAAAGAAAGATCCGAGAACGAAAAACGGAGCAACGCCTATCAGACCGCCATTGCTAAAGCTGATGAGGCATCCAGATTACTCAGAATGGAACACGTTCAGTCTactaaaagagaagaagatgagttgGCTGACGATGCTGAAGATCTTTATAAATCGTTGGAGAGAGCTCGGAAGTTAGCTCTCACAAAGAAAGAGGAAGTTAGATCTGGTCCTGAAGCACTTGCACATCTTCTGGCTTCCAGAACCAATGAAACGACCGATGATAATAGCGGCTCTGGAGCTGAGACACAAGAAAATACAATGGTTTTCACAGAGATGAATGATTTTGTCTGGGGTCTCGAGCGTGGTGAAGG TGTGGGGAAGCCTGAGAGCGAAGATGTTTTCATGGATGAAGATGAAGCACCCAAAGCTCCTGAAGAAGTAAAAGAAGAGCAACCGGATGGTTGGGCAGAAGTTAAAGACACTGATATGGATGAAGGAGAGGTTCCATCAGATACCAAAGAGATAACTCCTGATGAAACCATACACGAGGTTGCGGTTGGGAAAGGATTATCTGGTGTATTGAAGCTTCTTAAAGACAGAGGAGCCCTAAAGGAGAAGGTCGAATGGGGTGGTAGGAACATGGACAAAAAGAAGAGCAAGCTTGTTGGTATCGTGGATGATGAAGGAGGTAAAGAGAGATTCAAGGATATCCGGATTGAGAGGACTGACGAGTTTGGTAGAACC TTGACTCCGAAAGAAGCATTTCGACTACTCTCTCACaaattccacgggaagggaccTGGAAAGATGAAGGAAGAGAAACGGATGAAACAGTACCAGGAAGAGCTCAAACTAAAGCAAATGAAAAACTCAGACACACCATCGCTTTCTGTTCAGAGAATGAGAGAAGCGCAAGCACAATTGAAAACTCCTTACATTGTCCTCAGTGGCAATGTCAAACCAGG ACAAACTAGTGATCCTCAGAGCGGGTTTGCGACTGTTGAGAAGGATGTTCCAGGAAGCTTAACACCAATGCTTGGTGACAGAAAG GTGGAGCATTTCTTGGGAATAAAACGGCAATCAGAGGCTGGAAACTCGAATTCACCAGCGAAGAGACCGAAGCATTGA
- the LOC103846296 gene encoding transcription factor MYB41 translates to MGRSPCCDENGLKKGPWTQDEDDKLIDHIQKHGHGSWRALPKQAGLNRCGKSCRLRWTNYLRPDIKRGNFTEEEEETIINLHSLLGNKWSSIASNLPRRTDNEIKNYWNTHLRKKLLQMGIDPVTHRPRTDHLNVLAALPQIIAAANFNSLLNLNQNYVQLDATTLAKAQLLHNIIQVLSTNNNNNSSSWPLAMQTSDNLFGQSSYLENQNLFGQSQNLSHILENSHGEDFIVKNQTNDHPLDSFSSPVQMNAQDDYNSLPLLVPASPGESKQSQMMIKNKRIVHEHQHSQDTSNPSSSNSTQDHHQPWRDTIDDEASDSYWKDIIEQTYSEPWPFPE, encoded by the exons ATGGGGCGATCGCCATGTTGCGATGAGAATGGGCTGAAGAAAGGGCCATGGACACAAGATGAGGATGATAAATTAATCGATCACATTCAAAAACACGGCCATGGAAGCTGGAGAGCTCTTCCTAAGCAAGCCGGTTTAAACCGATGCGGAAAGAGTTGCAGATTGAGATGGACCAATTACTTGAGACCTGACATCAAGAGAGGGAACTTCactgaagaggaagaagaaaccaTCATCAACCTCCATTCCCTTCTTGGAAACAA GTGGTCGTCGATAGCCAGTAATCTTCCTAGGAGAACGGACAACGAGATCAAAAACTATTGGAACACACATCTGAGAAAGAAACTTCTCCAAATGGGGATTGATCCCGTCACACATAGGCCCAGAACTGACCATCTAAACGTCTTAGCTGCTCTTCCACAGATTATAGCCGCCGCAAATTTCAACAGCCTCTTGAATCTTAATCAAAATTACGTGCAACTGGATGCAACAACTCTTGCTAAAGCCCAATTGTTACACAATATTATTCAAGTCCTTAGCACcaataacaacaacaattcCTCGTCTTGGCCATTAGCCATGCAGACCAGTGACAATCTCTTTGGTCAATCTTCTTACCTAGAGAACCAAAATCTTTTTGGCCAATCTCAAAACTTATCTCACATTCTTGAAAATAGTCATGGAGAggattttatagtaaaaaaccAAACAAATGATCATCCTTTGGATTCATTTTCTTCCCCGGTACAAATGAATGCTCAAGATGATTATAATTCGCTTCCACTACTGGTTCCGGCTTCTCCAGGGGAATCTAAACAAAGTCAGATGATGATCAAGAACAAAAGAATAGTTCATGAACATCAGCATAGTCAGGATACTTCAAACCCGTCATCATCAAACTCCACACAAGATCATCATCAACCATGGCGTGACACTATTGATGATGAAGCAAGTGATTCTTATTGGAAAGATATCATAGA GCAAACGTATTCGGAACCATGGCCGTTTCCTGAATAG